The Nitrospiraceae bacterium genome has a window encoding:
- a CDS encoding NAD-dependent epimerase/dehydratase family protein, producing MSASKGLETMRDQRIVVVGGAGFVGSNLVRQALAQECRAVLVVDNLLSAERENLPVDPRVRLLEGSIADLAVLARIRDEWDYVFHLATFHGNQNSIADPLADHEHNLITTLRLFEHLKGYSALKKLVYSASGCTLAPHTYDKPEPVREDGPVPLELDSPYQISKVVGEFYSVYYWRQHKLPTVRARFQNVYGPGEVLGAGVWRGTPATVWRNVTPTFIYRALKRLPLMVENEGQASRDFIYVDDIVRGLIACAERGRAGDVYNLASGVETSILELAQQINTMTNNASAIQFLPRRNWDHAGKRVGSTEKAQQELSFSTAVSLEDGLAATIRWTQANLSLIDRCIQKHAARLAA from the coding sequence GTGAGCGCCTCGAAAGGACTCGAGACTATGCGGGATCAGCGTATTGTCGTGGTGGGGGGCGCGGGGTTCGTCGGGAGCAATCTGGTCCGCCAGGCCCTGGCGCAGGAATGCCGGGCGGTGTTGGTAGTAGACAATCTCCTCTCCGCTGAACGGGAGAACTTGCCCGTCGATCCCCGCGTTCGCCTGCTGGAAGGGTCGATCGCCGATTTGGCCGTGCTGGCCCGTATCCGTGACGAGTGGGACTATGTCTTCCACCTCGCGACCTTTCACGGCAATCAAAACTCGATCGCGGACCCGCTGGCGGATCACGAGCATAATCTCATCACCACACTCCGCCTGTTCGAACATCTGAAGGGGTACTCGGCTCTCAAAAAGCTCGTCTACTCCGCCTCGGGTTGCACGCTGGCCCCTCACACCTACGATAAGCCTGAACCGGTGAGAGAAGACGGTCCGGTGCCGCTGGAATTGGACAGCCCCTATCAAATTTCCAAAGTCGTCGGTGAATTTTATTCCGTCTACTACTGGCGCCAGCACAAGTTGCCCACCGTCCGGGCGCGCTTCCAAAACGTCTATGGGCCGGGAGAGGTCCTCGGCGCCGGGGTGTGGCGCGGGACGCCGGCAACCGTATGGCGGAACGTGACGCCCACGTTCATTTACCGGGCTCTCAAGCGGTTGCCGCTGATGGTGGAAAACGAGGGCCAGGCGAGCCGCGATTTTATTTACGTGGATGACATCGTGCGTGGATTGATCGCCTGTGCCGAGCGAGGCCGAGCCGGGGACGTCTACAACCTGGCCAGCGGCGTTGAGACGTCGATCCTCGAACTGGCGCAGCAGATCAATACCATGACGAACAATGCCTCGGCGATCCAGTTTCTTCCTCGTCGTAATTGGGACCATGCCGGCAAACGCGTCGGCAGTACCGAGAAAGCTCAGCAGGAGCTGTCATTTTCGACGGCTGTGTCCCTCGAAGACGGGCTGGCGGCAACGATCCGATGGACGCAAGCCAACCTGTCGTTGATCGACCGCTGCATCCAGAAACATGCCGCACGACTCGCCGCGTGA
- a CDS encoding NAD-dependent epimerase/dehydratase family protein — MRVLITGGAGFIGSHVADRLLGRGDEVLVIDNYATGRRDNLASHRRLTVVEGTIADARLVGRAYEEFKPEIVVHAAASYKDPDNWSEDALTNVVGTANVVQAAKRHAAKRFIYFQTALCYGLKPLEQPITLKHPVRPEGSSYAISKTGGEQYVMLSGLDWMSFRLANAYGPRNLSGPLPTFYHRLTRQKACFVMDTRRDFIFVDDLVAVVMKAIDGAGTSGAYHISSGSDVSIKQLFDATTKALGVTLEKDVEVRPRSADDVATILLDPSCTEKVFDWKAGTPLETGVAAAVAWYKKFGIQQTFTHLKPVEAKKPAA; from the coding sequence ATGAGAGTGTTGATTACAGGCGGGGCGGGGTTCATCGGGTCGCATGTGGCGGATCGGCTGTTGGGCCGCGGCGATGAAGTATTGGTGATCGACAACTATGCGACGGGTCGGCGCGACAATCTCGCGTCCCATCGCCGGCTGACAGTGGTGGAAGGAACGATCGCGGACGCGCGCCTGGTCGGCCGAGCCTATGAAGAGTTCAAGCCGGAAATCGTCGTCCATGCTGCGGCATCCTACAAAGATCCCGACAACTGGAGCGAGGACGCGCTTACCAACGTGGTGGGAACAGCGAACGTCGTGCAGGCTGCCAAGCGGCACGCGGCGAAGCGATTCATCTACTTCCAAACCGCGCTCTGCTATGGGCTGAAGCCTCTCGAGCAGCCGATTACCTTGAAGCATCCGGTGCGACCGGAAGGCAGCAGCTATGCGATCAGCAAGACCGGCGGCGAGCAGTACGTGATGCTGAGCGGACTTGATTGGATGTCGTTCCGGCTGGCGAACGCCTATGGGCCGAGAAATCTCAGCGGGCCCTTGCCGACCTTTTACCATCGGCTCACCAGGCAGAAGGCCTGTTTTGTGATGGATACGCGACGGGATTTCATCTTCGTGGATGATCTGGTGGCGGTGGTCATGAAGGCCATCGACGGCGCCGGCACCAGCGGGGCGTATCATATTTCCTCGGGGAGCGATGTCTCAATCAAGCAGTTGTTCGACGCGACCACGAAAGCGTTGGGCGTGACGTTGGAGAAGGATGTGGAAGTGCGCCCTCGCAGCGCCGATGACGTGGCCACGATTCTCCTGGACCCATCCTGCACCGAGAAAGTCTTCGATTGGAAGGCGGGAACCCCGTTGGAAACCGGAGTGGCGGCTGCCGTGGCCTGGTACAAGAAGTTCGGTATTCAGCAAACCTTCACCCACCTGAAGCCTGTGGAAGCCAAGAAGCCGGCGGCGTGA